Proteins encoded in a region of the Nocardia asteroides genome:
- a CDS encoding flavodoxin domain-containing protein: MRVVILFGTEMGTAESAADSIAEELRAAHEVSVSDLTDFDIEDLDVRDFHVVVCSTYGDGDLPTGAEPFYDALERHAPYLGGLRFAVFGLGDSVYGDTFNRGGELIAEKLLACGAAQVGEHARHDASTEVRVEDMAREWAATLDISTLVSA, encoded by the coding sequence GTGCGTGTCGTCATCCTCTTCGGAACCGAGATGGGCACCGCGGAGTCCGCGGCCGACAGCATCGCCGAGGAGTTGCGCGCGGCGCACGAGGTCTCGGTGTCCGACCTGACGGACTTCGACATCGAGGATCTGGACGTGCGCGACTTCCACGTCGTGGTGTGCTCGACCTACGGCGACGGTGACCTGCCGACCGGCGCCGAACCCTTCTACGACGCACTGGAGCGTCACGCGCCGTATCTGGGCGGCCTGCGGTTCGCCGTCTTCGGGCTCGGTGACAGCGTCTACGGCGACACGTTCAACCGTGGCGGCGAGCTCATCGCCGAGAAACTGCTCGCCTGCGGCGCCGCCCAGGTCGGCGAGCACGCGCGCCACGACGCGTCGACGGAGGTCCGCGTCGAGGACATGGCTCGGGAATGGGCCGCCACGCTCGACATTTCCACGCTCGTCTCGGCCTGA
- a CDS encoding pyridoxamine 5'-phosphate oxidase family protein produces MAAGASPAQRQHNSTDHPELDVLPEWPLETIGVLVTTDPAPHAIPVSWPVRAGDRRILLSLKYDRGSLARLRENPEVALLILGGGNVAMCARGTAHVVAERMPDADDYVAVRIDVDVIDDHRQSAFAVVQGIQRTVLDDESELRALESRVDTLRSWADHQN; encoded by the coding sequence ATGGCAGCCGGAGCGAGCCCCGCCCAACGTCAGCACAACTCGACAGATCATCCCGAGCTGGACGTGCTCCCGGAATGGCCCCTGGAGACGATCGGCGTGCTGGTGACGACGGATCCCGCGCCGCACGCCATCCCGGTGTCCTGGCCGGTGCGGGCCGGTGACCGGCGAATTCTGCTGAGCCTGAAATACGATCGCGGTTCGCTGGCGCGGCTGCGTGAGAATCCCGAGGTGGCGCTGCTGATCCTCGGCGGCGGCAACGTGGCGATGTGCGCCCGTGGCACCGCGCACGTGGTCGCCGAGCGGATGCCCGACGCCGACGACTACGTCGCCGTCCGCATCGACGTCGACGTGATCGATGACCACCGCCAGTCGGCCTTCGCTGTCGTGCAAGGTATCCAGCGCACGGTGCTCGACGACGAGAGCGAACTGCGCGCGCTCGAGAGCCGGGTCGACACCCTGCGATCCTGGGCCGACCACCAGAACTGA
- a CDS encoding TetR/AcrR family transcriptional regulator, with product MTRDSVLAGAADVFLRLGYANASLSEIIAQSNVTKGALYFHFGSKEELARAVVDQGNERLTSSCQGFFDPRVPALEACIGITYVVADLSMNDPMVGAMLKLTHQIGDYRGAQGDNIAKNWGDTYRLLAERAIAQGDLIADLDAEVIGLLWQEMAAGVHIIAVGTESIDEMAVRMERAWYFLLPALVPPEKLSYFREFAARRLRRYVP from the coding sequence ATCACCCGCGATTCCGTCCTGGCAGGCGCTGCCGATGTCTTTCTGCGCTTGGGATATGCGAATGCGAGCCTGAGCGAGATCATCGCGCAGTCCAATGTCACCAAGGGCGCCTTGTACTTTCACTTCGGCTCGAAGGAAGAGCTGGCGCGCGCCGTGGTCGACCAGGGCAACGAGAGACTGACCAGTTCGTGTCAGGGGTTCTTCGATCCTCGGGTGCCCGCGCTGGAGGCGTGCATCGGCATCACCTACGTCGTCGCCGATCTATCGATGAACGATCCGATGGTCGGCGCCATGCTGAAGCTGACCCATCAGATCGGCGACTACCGTGGCGCGCAAGGCGACAACATCGCCAAGAACTGGGGCGACACCTACCGGCTGCTGGCCGAGCGGGCCATCGCCCAGGGCGACCTGATCGCCGACCTGGACGCGGAGGTCATCGGCCTGTTGTGGCAGGAGATGGCCGCGGGAGTGCACATCATCGCCGTCGGCACGGAATCCATCGATGAGATGGCGGTCCGGATGGAGCGCGCCTGGTACTTCCTGCTCCCGGCCCTCGTGCCGCCCGAAAAGCTTTCGTACTTCAGGGAATTCGCGGCAAGGCGGTTGCGGCGCTACGTGCCGTGA
- the glmU gene encoding bifunctional UDP-N-acetylglucosamine diphosphorylase/glucosamine-1-phosphate N-acetyltransferase GlmU: MPQQTAVVVLAAGAGTRMRSKTPKVLHSLAGRSMLAHALHAANEIDPAYLITVVGHDREQVGAAVTAVADDLGREITPAIQEQQLGTGHAVQCALAALPVGFTGDVLVTSADVPLLDGHTLAALLDEHRSYAERPAVTVLTFVPEDPNGYGRIVRDADGQLAEIVEHADATPEQTAITEVNSGVYAFDAAVLRTMISRLSTANAQHELYLTDVLRLAREAGHPVHGARLVDAAKVTGVNDRVQLASAARTLNRYILERHMRAGVTIMDPASTWVDASVRIGRDAVLRPGVQLLGNTVIGEDAEVGPDSTLTDVVVGDGARVIRTHGEGATIGPKATIGPFSYLRPGTVVGDEGKLGAFVETKNASIGAHSKVPHLTYVGDATIGEHSNIGASSVFVNYDGVSKHHTVVGSHVRTGSDTMFVAPVTVGDGAYTAAGTVLRRNVPPGALAVSGGPQKNIDGWVQRHRPGTDAARAAAEAIAAKEMSGQAIEQKDGNQQ, translated from the coding sequence ATGCCACAGCAGACCGCCGTCGTCGTTCTCGCAGCCGGTGCCGGGACGCGGATGCGGTCGAAGACCCCCAAGGTGCTGCATTCGCTGGCCGGTCGGAGCATGCTCGCGCACGCGCTGCATGCGGCGAACGAGATCGACCCCGCGTACCTCATCACCGTGGTGGGGCACGACCGCGAACAAGTCGGCGCGGCGGTGACCGCGGTGGCCGACGACCTGGGCCGGGAGATCACCCCCGCGATCCAGGAGCAGCAGCTCGGCACCGGGCACGCGGTGCAGTGCGCGCTGGCCGCCCTGCCGGTCGGCTTCACCGGCGACGTACTGGTCACCTCCGCCGACGTCCCGCTGTTGGACGGTCACACGCTGGCCGCACTGCTCGACGAGCACCGCAGCTACGCCGAACGCCCCGCGGTCACCGTACTGACCTTCGTGCCGGAGGACCCGAACGGCTACGGCCGCATCGTCCGCGACGCGGACGGCCAGCTGGCGGAGATCGTCGAGCACGCCGACGCCACCCCGGAACAGACCGCGATCACCGAAGTGAACTCCGGTGTGTACGCGTTCGACGCCGCGGTGCTGCGCACCATGATCAGCCGTCTGTCCACCGCCAACGCCCAGCACGAGCTGTATCTGACCGACGTGCTGCGCCTGGCCCGCGAGGCGGGTCACCCGGTGCACGGCGCGCGGCTGGTCGACGCGGCCAAGGTCACCGGCGTCAACGACCGGGTGCAGCTGGCCTCGGCGGCGCGCACGCTCAACCGCTACATCCTCGAACGCCACATGCGCGCGGGTGTCACGATCATGGATCCCGCCTCCACGTGGGTGGACGCCAGCGTGCGCATCGGAAGGGACGCGGTGCTGCGGCCCGGTGTCCAACTGCTCGGCAATACGGTCATCGGCGAGGACGCCGAGGTCGGCCCGGACAGCACGCTCACCGACGTCGTCGTCGGCGACGGCGCCCGGGTGATCCGCACCCACGGCGAAGGCGCGACCATCGGTCCGAAGGCGACCATCGGTCCGTTCAGCTACCTGCGTCCCGGCACTGTCGTGGGCGACGAGGGCAAACTGGGCGCTTTCGTGGAGACCAAGAACGCCTCGATCGGGGCGCATTCGAAGGTCCCGCATCTGACCTACGTGGGCGACGCCACCATCGGCGAGCACAGCAACATCGGTGCGTCCAGCGTCTTCGTCAACTACGACGGCGTGAGCAAGCACCACACCGTCGTCGGCTCGCACGTGCGCACCGGAAGCGACACGATGTTCGTCGCGCCGGTGACGGTGGGTGACGGAGCCTATACGGCGGCGGGTACTGTACTGCGCAGAAACGTTCCGCCAGGGGCTCTCGCGGTGTCCGGTGGACCGCAGAAGAACATCGACGGCTGGGTGCAGCGACACCGTCCAGGGACGGACGCGGCCCGCGCGGCGGCGGAAGCCATCGCGGCCAAGGAGATGTCGGGTCAGGCAATAGAGCAAAAGGATGGCAATCAGCAGTGA
- a CDS encoding TetR/AcrR family transcriptional regulator has protein sequence MTGTQRRQQLIEIGRALFAERGYDATSIEEIAQRAQVSKPVVYEHFGGKEGLYAVVVDREMSMLLDMITSSLTRNRSRIRLEQVALALLTYIEERTDGFRILVRDQPAAAAEGRYSSLLNEATNQVAHILAGDFARRGFDTSLSTLYAQALVGQVATAATWWLDERQPSKEVVAAHLVNLCWNGLSHLEAHPRLSSEWRAGAGE, from the coding sequence ATGACCGGCACCCAGCGGCGTCAGCAGCTGATCGAGATCGGGCGCGCGCTGTTCGCCGAACGCGGCTACGACGCGACCTCGATCGAGGAGATCGCGCAACGCGCCCAAGTCTCCAAACCGGTGGTGTACGAACACTTCGGCGGCAAGGAGGGATTGTACGCGGTCGTCGTCGACCGCGAGATGTCGATGCTGCTGGACATGATCACCTCCTCGCTCACCCGCAACCGATCGCGGATCCGGCTGGAACAGGTCGCACTGGCCCTGCTGACCTACATCGAGGAACGAACCGACGGATTCCGAATCCTGGTGCGTGATCAGCCCGCCGCCGCCGCGGAGGGCAGGTACTCCAGTTTGCTCAACGAGGCGACCAACCAGGTGGCGCACATCCTGGCCGGAGATTTCGCGCGCCGCGGGTTCGACACCAGCCTGTCCACCCTCTACGCGCAGGCGCTCGTCGGCCAGGTCGCCACCGCCGCGACCTGGTGGCTCGACGAACGCCAACCGTCGAAAGAGGTTGTCGCGGCGCACTTGGTGAACCTGTGCTGGAACGGGCTGAGCCATCTCGAGGCCCATCCGCGACTGAGTTCGGAATGGCGTGCGGGCGCCGGTGAGTGA
- a CDS encoding DUF5753 domain-containing protein: protein MFRPNLVPGILQTPDYAKALDRIFFPDDTAQELDRRVQLRIKRQAVITRRTRPVTLKVVLQESALRTLVGSRKTMAAQHRYIADMSTRDNVEVRILPFEAGFPVGLYVGPYVILDFGFDSKGEKVAPSVVFVEGYTGDMYLEQAQDERIYRKAFVATERAALDPVQSRHLLRQVAREFAV, encoded by the coding sequence ATGTTCCGCCCGAATCTGGTTCCGGGAATCCTCCAGACTCCTGACTACGCCAAGGCCCTCGATCGCATCTTCTTCCCCGACGATACGGCTCAGGAACTAGACCGGCGAGTGCAGCTGCGAATCAAGCGGCAGGCCGTCATCACCCGACGTACACGGCCGGTGACGCTGAAAGTGGTGTTACAGGAGTCCGCCCTGAGGACTCTGGTGGGAAGCCGAAAGACGATGGCGGCGCAGCACCGGTACATCGCGGACATGAGTACTCGCGACAATGTGGAGGTGCGCATACTTCCATTCGAAGCGGGATTTCCCGTGGGTCTGTATGTCGGGCCGTACGTGATTCTGGACTTCGGCTTCGACTCGAAAGGGGAGAAGGTCGCGCCGTCGGTTGTCTTCGTCGAAGGTTACACGGGCGACATGTACCTCGAACAAGCGCAGGATGAGCGGATCTACCGAAAAGCGTTCGTAGCCACCGAGCGCGCAGCGTTGGACCCGGTGCAAAGCAGGCACCTGCTCCGGCAGGTAGCGAGGGAGTTCGCGGTATGA
- a CDS encoding IS630 family transposase, whose protein sequence is MAERVRVRELDDDEGRRLVRIIRRGTGSVVTWRRAQMILLSAQGMPVPKIAEVSFTSADRVRDVIHNFNADGFDSLYPKYAGGRPKTFTLPERREIKKLAKSAPTEHDLPFSTWSLTKLAEFLVAEGVVDDISHEGLRVLLREEGVSFQKVKTWKRSKDPDYKAKKARVEHLYAIADGEVVPDSDEPQVIFCLDEFGPLNLQPHPGRQWAERGGKHKDPDREPRRRRRATYTRPHGVRHLFAAYDLGKDKLYGHVKATKNRTKFLEFCRYLRTLYPAEVRMAIVCDNFSPHLTTKKCQRVAQWAEENNVEIAYTPTNSSWLNRIEAQFTALRYFALDGTDHGSHREQASMIRRYIIWRNKHVEDQRLHEIVNRANVA, encoded by the coding sequence GTGGCAGAACGAGTACGGGTGCGAGAGCTCGACGACGATGAAGGCAGACGGTTGGTGCGGATCATTCGCCGCGGTACCGGATCGGTGGTGACCTGGCGGCGCGCTCAGATGATCCTGCTCTCCGCTCAGGGCATGCCGGTGCCCAAGATCGCCGAGGTCAGCTTCACCAGTGCTGACCGGGTCCGCGATGTGATCCACAACTTCAATGCCGACGGATTCGATTCGCTGTACCCGAAATACGCCGGTGGCCGACCGAAGACGTTCACGCTGCCCGAACGCCGCGAGATCAAGAAGCTCGCCAAATCTGCCCCGACCGAACACGATCTGCCGTTCTCGACCTGGAGCCTGACCAAACTCGCCGAGTTCCTGGTCGCTGAGGGGGTGGTCGACGACATCAGCCACGAGGGTCTGCGCGTGCTGCTCCGTGAGGAGGGTGTCTCGTTTCAAAAAGTGAAAACCTGGAAGCGGTCGAAAGACCCGGACTACAAGGCCAAGAAGGCCCGAGTCGAGCACCTGTACGCCATCGCCGACGGTGAGGTCGTGCCCGACTCCGATGAGCCACAGGTGATCTTCTGTCTCGACGAGTTCGGGCCTTTGAACTTGCAGCCGCATCCGGGCCGGCAGTGGGCCGAACGCGGTGGCAAGCATAAGGATCCGGATCGCGAACCCAGGCGCCGTCGGCGGGCAACCTATACCCGCCCGCACGGGGTACGGCATTTGTTCGCCGCGTACGACCTCGGTAAGGACAAGCTGTATGGGCATGTCAAGGCCACGAAGAACCGCACGAAGTTTCTCGAGTTCTGCCGGTACCTGCGCACCTTGTATCCGGCCGAGGTCCGCATGGCGATCGTGTGCGACAACTTCTCGCCGCATCTGACGACGAAGAAGTGCCAACGGGTCGCCCAGTGGGCCGAGGAGAACAACGTCGAGATCGCGTACACGCCGACGAATAGTTCATGGTTGAACCGTATCGAGGCGCAGTTCACCGCGTTGCGGTACTTCGCGCTCGACGGCACCGACCACGGCAGTCATCGTGAACAGGCGTCCATGATCCGGCGCTACATCATCTGGCGGAACAAGCACGTCGAAGACCAACGGCTACACGAAATCGTCAACAGGGCAAACGTAGCCTGA
- a CDS encoding MazG family protein gives MSSADRDESVLRAARHRAAGNAPSGSAPNGDSLPRTDTAVVAAGLTGAVEVMDRLWHFGGWEVTQTHDSLRPYLLEETYELLDAIQHSDTEMIKEELGDLLLQVLFHSRIAEAAGEFTVDDVAAALVAKLVNRSPHLVDAPIDPSASVAEKIAAQERAWEERKSAEKSRRSCLDGIAMAQPALALAEKIISRSTRAGLPPDLVPEALRVVRLGGPESAEEHLRKATLTFAAAIRAAEDAAEKERGERLPLTAEDWRAFWPEETE, from the coding sequence ATGAGCTCGGCCGATCGCGACGAGTCCGTCTTGCGGGCCGCCCGGCATCGTGCCGCCGGAAACGCGCCGTCCGGGAGCGCGCCGAACGGCGACTCGCTGCCGCGCACGGACACGGCGGTGGTCGCGGCGGGGCTGACCGGCGCCGTCGAGGTGATGGACCGCCTGTGGCACTTCGGCGGGTGGGAGGTCACCCAGACCCACGACTCCTTGCGCCCCTATCTGCTCGAGGAGACCTACGAGCTGCTCGACGCCATCCAGCACAGCGATACCGAGATGATCAAGGAAGAACTCGGCGACCTGCTGCTGCAGGTGCTCTTCCATTCCCGGATCGCCGAGGCCGCAGGGGAATTCACTGTCGACGACGTCGCCGCCGCGCTGGTCGCCAAGCTGGTCAACCGCAGCCCGCACCTGGTCGACGCCCCGATCGATCCGTCCGCGTCGGTAGCCGAGAAGATCGCCGCCCAGGAACGCGCCTGGGAGGAACGCAAATCCGCCGAGAAGTCCCGCCGCTCCTGCCTGGACGGCATCGCCATGGCCCAGCCGGCCTTGGCGCTCGCCGAGAAGATCATCTCCCGCAGCACCAGAGCCGGCCTCCCGCCCGATCTCGTTCCCGAAGCGCTCCGGGTGGTGCGCCTCGGCGGTCCGGAAAGCGCCGAAGAACATCTCCGCAAAGCGACGCTGACGTTCGCCGCCGCTATCCGTGCGGCGGAGGACGCTGCGGAAAAGGAACGCGGCGAACGCCTCCCGCTCACCGCCGAGGATTGGCGCGCCTTCTGGCCGGAGGAGACCGAGTAG
- a CDS encoding TerD family protein, translating to MSVTLAKGGNVSLSKQAANLTKVSVGLGWDVRTTTGADYDLDASALACGPNLKVLSDQHFIFYNNLRSPDGSIEHTGDNLTGMGEGDDEVINVDLTAAPPEITNIFFPVSIHDADARGQSFGQIRNAFIRVVDAGTGVELARYDLTEDASTETAMIFGELYRHNNEWKFRAIGQGYASGLGGIARDYGVNV from the coding sequence ATGAGCGTCACTCTTGCCAAAGGCGGCAACGTCTCGCTGTCGAAGCAGGCGGCGAACCTCACCAAGGTGTCGGTGGGACTCGGCTGGGACGTGCGCACCACCACCGGCGCCGACTACGACCTCGACGCCAGTGCGCTCGCCTGCGGACCGAATCTGAAAGTGCTCTCCGATCAGCACTTCATCTTCTACAACAACCTGCGTTCGCCCGACGGATCCATCGAACACACCGGCGACAATCTCACCGGCATGGGTGAAGGCGACGACGAGGTGATCAACGTCGACCTCACGGCGGCTCCGCCGGAGATCACCAACATCTTCTTCCCGGTGTCCATCCACGACGCCGACGCTCGCGGCCAGTCGTTCGGCCAGATCCGCAACGCCTTCATCCGCGTCGTCGACGCGGGCACCGGCGTCGAACTGGCTCGCTACGACCTCACCGAGGACGCGTCGACTGAAACGGCCATGATCTTCGGCGAGCTGTACCGCCATAACAACGAATGGAAGTTCCGCGCCATCGGCCAGGGCTACGCCTCCGGCCTGGGGGGCATCGCCCGGGATTACGGCGTAAACGTCTGA
- a CDS encoding DUF1330 domain-containing protein: MSAYVIVEAEVSDEEVGLQYSRLAQSSIRQYGGRYLVASVPEAVEGAWPAGRRAVILEFPDPDRIREWYDSPEYLKAREVRKSGVEVRMVFADGLPG, translated from the coding sequence ATGTCCGCTTATGTCATTGTCGAGGCCGAGGTTTCGGACGAAGAAGTCGGATTGCAGTACTCGCGGTTGGCGCAGTCATCGATCCGGCAGTACGGCGGCCGTTATCTCGTCGCGAGCGTGCCCGAAGCGGTGGAAGGCGCCTGGCCCGCCGGTCGGCGCGCGGTGATCCTGGAGTTCCCCGATCCGGACCGGATCCGGGAGTGGTACGACTCGCCGGAGTATCTGAAGGCGCGCGAGGTGCGCAAGTCGGGGGTCGAGGTGCGGATGGTTTTCGCGGACGGACTCCCCGGGTAG
- the mfd gene encoding transcription-repair coupling factor has product MSTHRPPLAGLAAAAGADSSLRTVAELIGTTSVELVAPSAVRPFVAARVAAERPLVVVTATGREADDLTVELEEMLGPTVAQFPSWETLPHERLSPGADTVGRRLEVLRRIAHPDDSHFPAPLRVVVTTVRSLMQPMAGGLGDIEPVVLRVGAELDFDELLTRLVEFAYTRVDMVGKRGEFAVRGGILDLFPPTAAHPVRVEFWGDEVTELRPFAVADQRSLPDVTVDVVVAPPCRELLLTPEVRERSAEVAAANAADAALVEMLEKLAQGIPVDGMEALLPVLQPGRLRLLTEVLPEGTHVLLCDPEKIRTRAADLVRTGEEFLEASWTAASFGGAAPLGGHGLDLAASAYRPLPEIHASADRQGLPWWTLSPLASGDASEVALRVLPGPAARGSDELVATLFASLRAHVTTGGRAVVVVAGHGTAQRILERLADADVPAVALEQGSEPNDGVVGVLCGSLHDGLVFEDAGLVIVAESDLTGNRVTAPTEGKRMPAKRRNQVDPLALSAGDMVVHDQHGIGKFVEMIERTVGGARREYLVIEYAPGKRGQPGDRLFVPMESLDQLSRYVGGEMPSLSKLGGSDWANTKRKARKAVREIAGELVQLYAARQAAPGHAFGPDTPWQQEMEDAFAFTETVDQMTAIAEVKADMEKPVPMDRVVCGDVGYGKTEIAVRAAFKAVQDGKQVVVLVPTTLLAQQHLQTFAERVAGFPITVKGLSRFTDPAEARAVLEGMADGSVDIVVGTHRLLQTGVRWKDLGLVVVDEEQRFGVEHKEHIKALRTHVDVLTMSATPIPRTLEMSLAGIREMSTILTPPEERHPVLTYVGAYNDKQVTAAIRRELLRDGQVFYVHNRVSSIDKAAKRIRDLVPEARVAVAHGQMNEDALESTVQGFWQREYDVLVCTTIIETGLDISNANTLIVERADALGLSQLHQLRGRVGRSRERGYAYFLYPPEKPLTETAYDRLATISQNSDLGAGMAVAMKDLEIRGAGNVLGAEQSGHVAGVGFDLYVRLVGEAVEAYRAAADGKPITTEEVKEVRIDLPVDAHIPPDYIASDRLRLEAYRKLAAAQDDPALALVVDELVDRYGPLPVEVGRLVSVAKLRLLARAYAITEIAVTGTTLKISPLHLPDSKQMRLKRLYPSAGYRAASGVVQLPLPRVEDSVGAERVRDVVLLQFVADLLLALDGKAQGAVDLTVAAELAPR; this is encoded by the coding sequence ATGTCCACCCACCGCCCGCCGTTGGCGGGACTGGCCGCCGCGGCCGGTGCCGATTCCTCGCTTCGGACCGTCGCGGAGTTGATCGGCACCACGTCGGTCGAGTTGGTCGCGCCGTCGGCGGTGCGGCCGTTCGTCGCGGCGCGGGTGGCGGCTGAGCGTCCGTTGGTGGTGGTCACGGCGACCGGGCGTGAGGCCGACGATCTGACCGTGGAGCTGGAGGAGATGCTCGGCCCCACGGTCGCGCAGTTCCCGTCCTGGGAGACGCTGCCACACGAGCGGCTCTCGCCGGGCGCGGACACGGTGGGGCGCAGGCTGGAGGTGCTGCGCCGGATCGCGCATCCCGACGACTCGCATTTCCCCGCGCCGCTGCGAGTGGTGGTGACCACCGTGCGGTCGCTGATGCAGCCGATGGCGGGCGGGCTCGGCGACATCGAGCCGGTCGTGCTGCGGGTCGGCGCCGAGCTGGACTTCGACGAATTGCTGACGCGGCTGGTGGAATTCGCTTACACCCGCGTCGACATGGTGGGCAAGCGCGGCGAGTTCGCGGTGCGCGGCGGCATCCTGGACCTCTTCCCGCCCACCGCCGCCCACCCGGTGCGCGTGGAGTTCTGGGGCGACGAGGTCACCGAGCTGCGGCCGTTCGCCGTCGCCGACCAGCGCTCGCTGCCGGACGTCACGGTGGACGTGGTGGTCGCGCCGCCGTGCCGGGAGCTGCTGCTCACCCCCGAGGTGCGCGAGCGGTCCGCCGAGGTCGCCGCCGCAAACGCGGCCGACGCGGCGCTGGTGGAGATGCTGGAGAAACTGGCGCAGGGCATCCCGGTAGACGGCATGGAAGCGCTGCTGCCCGTGCTGCAACCCGGCCGATTGCGCCTGCTCACCGAGGTGCTGCCGGAGGGCACGCACGTGCTGCTGTGCGACCCGGAGAAGATTCGCACCCGCGCGGCGGACCTGGTGCGCACCGGCGAGGAATTCCTGGAGGCCTCCTGGACCGCCGCCTCCTTCGGTGGCGCCGCGCCGCTCGGCGGGCACGGACTCGACCTGGCCGCCTCGGCCTACCGGCCGCTGCCGGAGATCCACGCCAGCGCCGACCGGCAGGGCCTGCCCTGGTGGACGCTGAGCCCGCTCGCCTCCGGCGATGCGTCCGAGGTCGCACTGCGGGTGCTGCCCGGTCCGGCCGCGCGCGGCTCCGACGAATTGGTGGCGACCTTGTTCGCCTCGCTGCGCGCCCACGTCACTACCGGGGGCAGGGCCGTCGTGGTAGTCGCGGGGCACGGCACGGCCCAGCGCATTCTGGAACGGCTGGCCGATGCCGACGTGCCCGCCGTGGCGCTGGAGCAGGGTAGCGAGCCGAACGACGGCGTGGTCGGCGTGCTGTGCGGCTCGCTGCACGACGGCCTGGTGTTCGAGGACGCCGGTCTGGTGATCGTCGCCGAGTCCGACCTCACCGGCAACCGGGTCACCGCGCCGACCGAGGGCAAGCGGATGCCGGCCAAGCGCCGCAACCAGGTCGACCCGCTCGCGTTGAGCGCGGGTGACATGGTGGTGCACGATCAGCACGGCATCGGCAAGTTCGTCGAGATGATCGAGCGCACCGTCGGCGGCGCCCGCCGGGAATACCTGGTGATCGAGTACGCACCGGGCAAGCGCGGCCAGCCCGGCGACCGGTTGTTCGTGCCGATGGAATCGCTCGACCAGCTCTCCCGCTACGTCGGCGGTGAGATGCCCAGCCTCTCCAAGCTCGGCGGCTCGGACTGGGCCAACACGAAACGCAAGGCGCGCAAGGCCGTTCGCGAGATCGCGGGCGAACTCGTGCAGCTGTACGCCGCCCGTCAGGCGGCGCCCGGCCACGCTTTCGGGCCGGATACGCCGTGGCAGCAGGAGATGGAGGACGCGTTCGCGTTCACCGAGACCGTGGACCAGATGACCGCCATTGCCGAAGTGAAGGCGGACATGGAGAAGCCGGTCCCGATGGACCGCGTGGTCTGCGGCGACGTGGGCTACGGCAAGACCGAGATCGCGGTGCGCGCGGCGTTCAAGGCGGTGCAGGACGGCAAGCAGGTCGTCGTGCTGGTGCCGACCACGCTGCTCGCGCAACAGCATCTGCAGACCTTCGCCGAGCGTGTCGCGGGCTTCCCGATCACCGTGAAGGGTCTTTCCCGCTTCACCGACCCGGCCGAGGCCCGCGCCGTGCTGGAGGGGATGGCCGACGGCAGCGTCGACATCGTGGTCGGCACGCACCGGCTGCTGCAGACCGGCGTCCGCTGGAAGGACCTCGGCCTCGTTGTGGTCGACGAGGAGCAGCGCTTCGGCGTCGAGCACAAGGAGCACATCAAGGCGCTGCGCACGCACGTCGACGTGCTCACCATGTCGGCGACCCCCATCCCGCGCACCCTGGAGATGAGCCTGGCCGGGATCCGCGAGATGTCGACCATCCTCACTCCGCCGGAGGAACGCCACCCGGTGCTCACCTATGTGGGCGCCTACAACGACAAGCAGGTGACCGCCGCGATCCGGCGCGAGCTGCTGCGCGACGGCCAGGTGTTCTATGTGCACAACCGCGTGTCATCGATCGACAAGGCCGCCAAGCGGATTCGCGATCTGGTCCCGGAGGCACGGGTGGCGGTCGCGCACGGTCAGATGAACGAGGACGCGCTCGAGTCCACCGTGCAGGGCTTCTGGCAGCGCGAATACGACGTGCTGGTGTGCACGACGATCATCGAGACCGGTCTGGACATCTCCAACGCGAATACGCTGATCGTGGAACGCGCCGACGCACTGGGGCTTTCGCAGCTGCATCAGTTGCGCGGCCGGGTCGGGCGCAGCCGGGAACGCGGCTACGCCTACTTCCTGTACCCGCCGGAGAAGCCGCTCACCGAGACGGCCTACGACCGGTTGGCCACCATCTCGCAGAACTCCGATCTGGGCGCGGGCATGGCGGTCGCGATGAAGGATCTGGAGATCCGCGGCGCGGGCAACGTGCTGGGCGCCGAACAGTCCGGTCACGTCGCCGGCGTCGGCTTCGATCTCTACGTCCGGTTGGTCGGCGAGGCGGTCGAGGCCTACCGCGCCGCCGCCGACGGCAAGCCGATCACCACCGAGGAGGTCAAGGAGGTGCGCATCGACCTGCCCGTCGACGCGCACATCCCGCCCGACTACATCGCCAGCGACCGGCTGCGCCTGGAGGCGTATCGCAAACTGGCCGCCGCGCAGGACGATCCGGCGCTGGCGCTGGTCGTGGACGAGCTCGTCGACCGCTACGGTCCGCTCCCGGTTGAGGTCGGGCGCTTGGTCTCGGTGGCAAAGTTGCGGCTGCTGGCCCGTGCGTACGCCATCACCGAAATAGCGGTCACCGGAACAACTTTGAAGATCTCGCCGCTGCATCTGCCCGATTCCAAGCAGATGCGCCTCAAGCGGCTCTACCCGAGCGCGGGGTACCGCGCCGCCTCCGGTGTGGTGCAGCTTCCGCTGCCGCGCGTGGAGGACAGCGTCGGCGCCGAGCGCGTGCGGGACGTCGTGCTGCTGCAGTTCGTCGCGGACTTGCTGCTGGCGTTGGACGGCAAGGCCCAAGGCGCGGTCGACCTCACCGTCGCCGCCGAGCTGGCGCCGCGATGA